In Longimicrobium sp., one DNA window encodes the following:
- a CDS encoding MBL fold metallo-hydrolase translates to METVDLGGGAHVLRGAVNSGLVETENGLLAIDTGLDRGAANRIARAAEELRRPIVAILNTHAHADHHGGNAQLVRRFGVPVHAAAVEEAVIREPRYEPVYLYGGAAPISALTSKFLQAEPSPVDHVVRPGETVTIDGRELAIVDLVGHSLAQIGVRAGGVLFAADGFFGREPLEKHGVPYLVDSGRWMETLRALGEVDAAWMVPGHGEPVDDPRDTLALNLRVLQDASDWLRGRFHRGPARTEDLLVEFAEAMGMRLVDPPSYVLNRAAMLGFLSTLEREGAVRVEISGGRWTWMAAET, encoded by the coding sequence ATGGAGACGGTTGACCTGGGCGGCGGCGCGCACGTGCTGCGCGGCGCCGTCAACAGCGGGCTGGTGGAGACGGAGAACGGGCTGCTGGCCATCGACACCGGCCTGGACCGCGGCGCCGCCAACCGCATCGCGCGGGCGGCGGAGGAGCTGCGGCGCCCCATCGTCGCCATCCTGAACACCCACGCGCACGCCGACCACCACGGCGGCAACGCGCAGCTCGTCCGCCGCTTCGGCGTCCCCGTCCACGCGGCGGCGGTGGAGGAAGCGGTGATCCGCGAGCCGCGCTACGAGCCCGTGTACCTGTACGGTGGCGCCGCGCCCATCTCCGCGCTCACCAGCAAGTTCCTGCAGGCCGAGCCCAGCCCCGTGGACCACGTCGTCCGCCCCGGCGAGACGGTGACGATCGACGGGCGCGAGCTGGCGATCGTGGACCTCGTGGGGCACAGCCTGGCGCAGATCGGCGTCCGCGCGGGCGGCGTGCTGTTCGCGGCCGACGGCTTCTTCGGGCGCGAGCCGCTGGAGAAGCACGGCGTTCCGTACCTGGTCGATTCGGGGCGGTGGATGGAGACGCTGCGCGCGCTCGGCGAGGTGGACGCCGCGTGGATGGTCCCCGGCCACGGCGAGCCGGTGGACGACCCGCGCGACACGCTCGCGCTGAACCTGCGGGTGCTGCAGGACGCCTCGGACTGGCTGCGCGGCCGCTTCCACCGCGGCCCCGCGCGCACCGAGGACCTGCTGGTCGAGTTCGCCGAGGCGATGGGGATGCGGCTGGTCGATCCGCCGTCGTACGTGCTGAACCGCGCCGCGATGCTCGGCTTCCTCTCCACGCTCGAGCGAGAGGGCGCCGTGCGCGTGGAGATCAGCGGCGGGCGATGGACGTGGATGGCGGCGGAAACCTGA
- a CDS encoding AbrB/MazE/SpoVT family DNA-binding domain-containing protein: MSPAFEITIPRAVREALGIRPGQRIDVLAYDGRMELVPVRHPRELRGFAEGIDTVIERDGDRV; encoded by the coding sequence GTGTCACCCGCCTTCGAGATCACGATTCCTCGCGCCGTCCGGGAGGCGCTCGGGATACGGCCCGGCCAACGGATCGACGTACTGGCATACGATGGACGGATGGAGCTCGTCCCCGTACGTCACCCGCGCGAGCTGCGCGGCTTCGCCGAGGGAATCGACACGGTGATCGAGCGCGACGGAGACCGGGTCTGA
- a CDS encoding DUF2905 family protein produces MDNRTLGVLIVALGAAAVLAGLLVMAGGLGWFGRLPGDVRWGSGGVRVYVPVTSMLLVSVVLSLVLWLVRRFF; encoded by the coding sequence ATGGACAACCGCACGCTGGGAGTTCTCATCGTCGCGCTGGGCGCCGCCGCCGTCCTCGCCGGCCTGCTGGTGATGGCCGGCGGCCTGGGCTGGTTCGGCCGGCTCCCCGGCGACGTGCGCTGGGGCTCCGGCGGCGTGCGCGTGTACGTTCCCGTTACCTCCATGCTGCTGGTGTCGGTGGTGCTCAGCCTGGTGCTCTGGCTGGTCCGGCGCTTCTTCTAG
- a CDS encoding SDR family oxidoreductase, which translates to MTGRVCVVTGASGGIGKAAATELARRGATVALVVRSPERGEAARAEIERATGNGAARVVLADLSRQAEVRRAADELLSAYPRIDVLVNNAAVYTRRRRLTDDGIEMQWAVNHLAPFLLTSLLLPRLTASAPARVVTVSSNAHEMAELRWDDLEMRRRRYRGFRQYGNTKRANVLFTRELARRTAGSGVAANALHPGTVATELLMNGFPPIRLFRRWLRTPEQGAATAVYLAASPEVAGISGEYFVDERPVPVPAPAHDDEAARRLWEISERMVGLA; encoded by the coding sequence ATGACCGGGCGCGTCTGCGTGGTGACCGGGGCCAGCGGTGGCATCGGCAAGGCCGCGGCGACGGAGCTGGCGCGGCGCGGGGCGACGGTCGCGCTCGTGGTCCGCAGCCCCGAGCGCGGCGAGGCGGCGCGCGCCGAGATCGAGCGCGCCACCGGCAACGGCGCCGCGCGCGTCGTGCTCGCCGACCTGTCGCGGCAGGCGGAGGTGCGGCGCGCGGCGGACGAGCTGCTGTCGGCGTATCCGCGCATCGACGTGCTGGTGAACAACGCCGCCGTGTACACGCGCCGCCGCCGGCTGACGGACGACGGGATCGAGATGCAGTGGGCGGTGAACCACCTCGCGCCCTTCCTGCTGACCAGCCTGCTCCTGCCGCGGCTCACCGCGAGCGCCCCGGCGCGCGTGGTGACGGTCAGCTCCAACGCGCACGAGATGGCGGAGCTGCGCTGGGACGACCTGGAGATGCGGCGGCGGCGCTACCGCGGCTTCAGGCAGTACGGCAACACCAAGCGCGCCAACGTCCTGTTCACCCGCGAGCTGGCGCGCCGCACGGCCGGCTCCGGGGTGGCCGCGAACGCGCTGCACCCCGGCACCGTGGCCACCGAGCTGCTGATGAACGGCTTTCCGCCCATCCGCCTGTTCCGCCGCTGGCTGCGCACGCCGGAGCAGGGCGCCGCCACCGCCGTCTACCTGGCCGCCTCGCCGGAGGTGGCCGGCATCTCGGGCGAGTACTTCGTCGACGAGCGCCCCGTCCCGGTCCCCGCCCCCGCCCACGACGACGAGGCCGCGCGCCGCCTGTGGGAGATCAGCGAGCGGATGGTGGGGCTGGCCTGA
- a CDS encoding HD domain-containing protein produces MTEAARADVLARTEAHVRREMSGEGTGHDWWHVHRVRRTALRLAAEEGADPYVVELAALLHDIADHKFHGGDHTAGPRAARAWLEGLGADGSTIEHVCEIIAGLSFKGAGVPTPMRTSEGCVVQDADRLDALGAVGIARAFAYGGSRGRPLHAPGDAPEMHDSFEAYKQSGGATTNHFHEKLFLLRDRMNTAAARRIADGRHRFMEAFLARFHAEWDGRDGPETEADGDG; encoded by the coding sequence ATGACGGAAGCTGCGCGCGCCGATGTGCTGGCGCGCACCGAGGCGCACGTGCGGCGCGAGATGAGCGGCGAGGGGACGGGGCACGACTGGTGGCACGTGCACCGCGTACGCCGGACGGCGCTGCGGCTGGCGGCCGAGGAAGGCGCGGACCCGTACGTCGTCGAGCTCGCCGCGCTCCTCCACGACATCGCCGACCACAAGTTCCACGGCGGCGACCACACCGCCGGCCCCCGCGCCGCGCGTGCTTGGCTCGAAGGGCTCGGCGCGGATGGGTCCACGATCGAGCACGTGTGCGAGATCATCGCCGGGCTGTCGTTCAAGGGCGCGGGAGTGCCCACGCCCATGCGCACGTCCGAGGGGTGCGTGGTGCAGGACGCCGACCGGCTGGACGCCCTCGGCGCGGTCGGGATCGCGCGGGCGTTCGCGTACGGCGGCAGCCGCGGGCGCCCGCTGCACGCCCCGGGCGACGCGCCCGAGATGCACGACAGCTTCGAGGCGTACAAGCAGAGCGGCGGCGCCACCACCAACCACTTCCACGAGAAGCTGTTCCTGCTGCGCGACCGGATGAACACCGCCGCCGCCCGCCGCATCGCCGACGGGCGGCACCGGTTCATGGAGGCGTTCCTGGCGCGCTTCCATGCCGAGTGGGACGGGCGCGACGGCCCGGAGACGGAGGCGGATGGAGACGGTTGA